The following proteins come from a genomic window of Pseudodesulfovibrio sp. S3:
- a CDS encoding PaaI family thioesterase codes for MDCDGVKKLLGEKNSFARLAGIEVVDVAPGSATCRMVIRDGHRNPFGTVNAGAIYTLAETAFGAAANSHGNVALAVNLSIAYLNPATDGTLIAKAQELSAGGRMATYSVKVFDDGGALVADVQAMGYRMKKPLEDV; via the coding sequence ATGGACTGCGACGGCGTAAAAAAACTCCTCGGCGAGAAAAACAGCTTCGCCCGACTGGCGGGCATCGAGGTCGTTGACGTTGCACCCGGCTCGGCTACCTGTCGCATGGTCATCAGGGACGGGCACCGCAATCCCTTCGGAACGGTCAACGCAGGAGCCATCTATACCCTGGCGGAGACCGCCTTCGGTGCAGCGGCCAACAGCCACGGCAATGTCGCCCTGGCCGTGAACCTGTCCATCGCCTACCTCAACCCCGCCACCGACGGGACGCTCATTGCCAAGGCCCAGGAACTCTCGGCGGGCGGGCGCATGGCCACCTATTCCGTGAAGGTCTTTGACGACGGCGGCGCACTGGTGGCCGATGTCCAGGCCATGGGGTACCGCATGAAGAAGCCGCTGGAGGATGTGTAG